The Malania oleifera isolate guangnan ecotype guangnan unplaced genomic scaffold, ASM2987363v1 ctg843, whole genome shotgun sequence DNA window TATCTATGGGAATATATGGATATGGGTACTTCAGTTGTATACAACAATATTTTAAAGGTCAAAGGTGTTGAGCTTTAGCCCTTATGAGCAAGGTGTAAGCATTAAGGCTGTGACGCATaagattttgagaattttattattttgacAAAAATATGTGAAGGAATTACACATTttttaaactaaataaaaattaagaaaattatataaaaataaaatataaacggTAAGCTACCTTTTAGCCATTCAAAAATACTAACTTGACTTCATTAAGTAAATCATGGCATGATAAGTTTGTAACATTACAAAGTTAAAATTGTTTTCAACATCTAAGATGCAGctgtcaattattttagaaaggACTAGTATCAAGAATTGTAGGGATTAACTCATATCAGGGCATTCCATTCGTATAAACATGTATTTACAATTTTCTATTTCACAAATGAACCTACCTGATGCCACATTTATCCTCTCTGTAACTGAATTTTCTTTGCAGAATTCAAGAGACGTCCAGTTAATTGCCTCAGCTTTTGTGATACGAATTTCAACTTTGGTAAACGAGACATCATATCTGCACTTTGCAGGTATTATCTGTTTGGCAAAAACAATGAAAAATAGTATTAACATCCGAGTGGCATGAACTAGGTTGCCTGCAGCACTACAGCAAGATGTCAAGTCAACTACTTCAAAGCACATACAATTTCATATTTCACTTGTTTAACCAAATATTTAAAACAGATAATgatgtaaaataaaaataaattcctCTTGAGAATGAAGGAAAATGATACCCAATGGTTTCTATCAGTTACTTGCGAAAAATATGCTACCCATATTAAAAAAATGActattttatacaaaattttgcACAAAATAGAAGATATCAAATAAAGATTACAACCATACCAACGAATGAGCAATTTGAAGCCAATTAATACCCCTACCAGACGAGCATAAACACAGGTTCTAAACAAATGGAGTTTCCAATCAATATGAAGTTCACATCACCTTTCCAAATAATCGAGGCTGAAAATGCTACGGATTCTCACCCGGAACATCAATGCCAACACTCAACAGCAGAGCAGATAGAAGAAATTAGAGGGGCAGCACCCGTGTAGGATGGTGGGGAGAGGTAACCCCCAGTAAGCTCACCTACTTCtgccaaatataaccttaaaacCAAAAATGCAAAAACAGTACAGAGATAAAAAGCATATTATACTGACTATTTGTTCACCAAATTCAACGGTAACGTCGCTAGCTGGTACGCCCTTTGCAAATAGAGTTACAACAACTTCCTCAGCCTTTTGATAGTATTCATGCCTGCATCAATAATTTTCCACCAGTAACCCTGCGAATTAAACAAAGGCTAGTAACATACTACATCCATCTCAATGACAAGCTAAACAGGCAATGTCAGCATAAACGCGCACACTAAATAAAATTCATGAAACTAAAGGATATATCATAAATGGAAGCACTCAAGCTGCGGAACTTGACAAGACATGGAAAGCAAAGAAATCCTGAACTACCTTTATTTAGGTTTAGCTGACATGGCCGTCGCCACCTGATCAGAAAGGTCACTTACTGGCTCGGCATCTGCTGCAGCTACAATAGTTTCATCTGATGCATTGAGCCCAGGAGAAGACACCATGTTGTTTCTGACTTTTTCCGACTGCTTTTGCAGATCAACAGCTTCCTCTGCAAAACGCATGTAAGATCCACTAAAGCAATCCTCTATAACATTTTTAAGTTAAGCCTTAAATTATAGCAAGGTTAATTCATTTCAGATGAAGAGAACATGCTGCATAAATATGTAATCATTGATAGCATAAAGATTGTTAAGCATCACAGTGCACCTTCTTAACCATTGATGGCATATCTATAACATGGCTAGACAAAAATCCTCCTCTTTTGGGAGCCAAAGGCTGAAGTTATGGGGTTTTCAACAGCAAGGAATTCCCGTTCGGGTCTAGACAAAAGACATCCATGGCAGCTATTAGAACATTATACCAATAAATTGTCAGTTTAAACAAGTTTTGCATTCAGGTGTATTTTGGCAATGGATCATAGTTGTAATTCATTGATCTTACAAAGATCAATTTTCAAAATTGGGCATTAATTTTATAGGGCATGTGATATTGtagttattttctattttctgttcCTATTACTGCacagtgaagaaacaaattataaaaacacCTTTGTTTTATGTTGTCAGTCTTCAATTTGTGCTGTCCGTTTTCAGATTTTTACAAAAAAGCTAAAAAccatattttatggttttcaattgttttggaaaCCGtagtcaaaaattttaatatccaaaaatagttcttttgaattaaatcatccattttatacactttaaaataaaataaaaataataatgatcaaatgaatttaaacataattaaaataaaaacatacataaaatttcaaaataataataataaaatcaattacaaaatatttttaccatTTTCCAATTGTCATGtcaaataaaattgtattttaaattaaattttgaaagtataacaattaagtaaaataatattaatttttattattttattttttaatgtgtattattttgcaattttattattttatttatatttttataatatcatattattatttaaatttaaagacGAAAATGAGCAATTTTTTAAGCACAAAAGACATTGACCTTCCTTGAGGTTTGATAAAAGGATAATAACCTCCCCTGAGGATTCAAAAATTCTAGAGATTTTTCCtaagatttcaagaatttcaggaacctcccttgaggtttacCTAAAAGACAAAAATGTTCCTTTGTATTTTGTTAAAAGACAAGTTTTTTAGGGGAGGTTTGCGttttttttggcaaacctcaagggaggtatataacatttttaaaacctcaGGGAAGGCCTGAggtatttttaaaacctcaagggAAATCTctgtctttttaccaaacctcaagggTATGAGTGTCTTTTGTccccattttttttaattaatttaatttaattttataaatattaatcatacaGGTTgttgatttctaatttttagtttttgtttctgatttttggttttcgtttctgatttcTCTTTCTATAATTTGCTgcaatgataccaaacaaccaCTTAGGGTTTTAGTAGTTGTCGTTTATTGGGTTTCTAGAAGTCATCAGAAGTATTTGTCAAAGCTTGGCTCCAAGTTTGACTGGTAACCTGAGTAAAAGTCTCATATCATATTTAAACTTCATATCTAAGTAGGCCTTTTGACTAATGAAATTCTAAGTTGTTTGAACTATTGAAGGCAAAGTATGCCTAGTAAGATTTCTCCTCCAATTTCCTTAACACACTcattcttcctcttcttcaacTGGGGACTGCTCAGTGATCCTGCACTTCTTTTTCCATTCCTTGCAACCCTAAAAACCATAATTCCATCCCCTTTTACCCAAGAGAAGCACTAAAACCATGGATTATTTTCTCGTATTTCATCATCATAAAACCCCTACCCTATTGATTCAAACTCCTAATCTTCCATGCCACAATGTCTAGCTCCATGTTCCATCTATTCTAGCCCCTCTCTCAATCAAATGCCAATTGAATCAAGCTTATATTACTTCATTACTCTGGACCTACTTCCTACCCTAACCACAAACCTCAAATCACTTACTTTCCCAAGGTGCACCTAAGCCACAATAACAGATCTTCCCCAAATCTGTCATGCATTAAATATGACATCTCTTCCCTCATTGTCATATGAATACAAACACAACAATCATTATAAATTTTTATTCCACCAAAGCATAATGAAACCAAAAAAACCCCCACAAATCTAGCAAGCATATGTAAAATGAAAGTGAAACAGAAGATgacaacaaaacaaaataaaaaaaataaaataaaaaaaactgctTTATCCATTTATCACTTACAAGGCCATTTATTAGTGTATCCAGGTAtgacttgaattttatgcatgaACTAAACAACTAGCATAAAATGGTACAAACCAGCAATTTAGCAGGTTTCAAGGAAAGAGAGCAAGCAATCAAGCAACATTTAATTCTCCAACACAACAGAAGAATAATGATGAAGGGATAAGCTGTTAGGAAATTAAATGGGTAGGAACAGTATCAcacagctaaaataagaaattagAAAAGAGGAATTGACACCAAaatttacgtggaaaacccccaaacaaattgagggaaaaaccacgggtaagagtagaaggaatccactatgaaaaataatgatacaacttctctcaaaTTAGGAGAAGTTAGAAACACAAGCTACAATAGAGATACTTTAaaggagagtacttgatttctctctctaaggtggagttggagatgcttgggatggatatcttccttcaccaccacttccctatttatagggggtTTTGTAAGCCCCTTTTTCAAAGccgtcaaatgaatagtgcaatcacctttgtagacttgtgcaaccaccaaatgaatagtgtagccacctttgtagacttgtgcagccaccaaatgaatagtacaGTCCCTATGTTAGACTTTGAAtgctagaaatgactttacaatttaacattctcccacttaaagtcattttcaaatcattttttttttctttcatcatTTCTAATCTTTCCAGTTTCATGCCACTTACGTTTATGTTAAGCCATAAGAGGATCTACACCATATGAACTTGTCAGT harbors:
- the LOC131147243 gene encoding uncharacterized protein LOC131147243: MRFAEEAVDLQKQSEKVRNNMVSSPGLNASDETIVAAADAEPVSDLSDQVATAMLYLAEVGELTGGYLSPPSYTGAAPLISSICSAIIPAKCRYDVSFTKVEIRITKAEAINWTSLEFCKENSVTERINVASDLVAWTFYKHIEHILEGEFRRNGKGTNRPAYPTSKLRSVDWDKLEAQVKKEEKDEKLDGDAALNKFFRDIKWWTTEVMVASETKRTEALDLGAQWNST